A region from the Hydra vulgaris chromosome 10, alternate assembly HydraT2T_AEP genome encodes:
- the LOC136086020 gene encoding uncharacterized protein LOC136086020, whose amino-acid sequence MDGGGGFMKVIVNVFDVNENTTSNLYLNSGVQRCQILSIVEDVQESNFNLRIILEKLNLQDVKFSAAFDLKCANAVFGISSHAGKKACLWCEGDSSEVCGKLRTLGSLDYWYQRYTVENSSRKSNMKHFMNVIYPRILYLDEDPETLIQHLVPPPELHILIGIVTTLGCLLMDLWPGFDNFLKNNGALQRGYQGRGWDGNNSNQILKYVDELETVVLYEYPDLVPIVQCLKDFKVVKDSCFGRTLELEYQQAILKFKNSFLSAQEIAGILGKKLSISWKVHILLCHVQPFVEYHNCGLSKFAEQCGESIHSKFKPTWNRFKRKVADKEYGERLLSSVIDFNGRRVSYV is encoded by the coding sequence ATGGATGGAGGAGGTGGTTTCATGAAAGtcattgtaaatgtttttgatgttaatgAAAATACTACttcaaatttatacttaaatagtGGTGTACAACGCTGTCAAATCCTCTCTATAGTTGAAGATGTGCAAGAATCAAACTtcaatttaagaataattttagaGAAACTAAATTTACAAGATGTTAAGTTTTCTGCAGCTTTTGATTTGAAATGTGCTAATGCAGTTTTTGGAATTTCAAGCCATGCAGGAAAAAAAGCTTGTCTTTGGTGTGAAGGAGACTCAAGTGAAGTTTGTGGTAAACTGCGAACGCTTGGAAGCCTTGACTATTGGTATCAAAGATACACTGTAGAAAATAGTTCAAGGAAATCCaatatgaaacattttatgaatGTGATATATCCAAGAATTCTCTACCTCGATGAAGATCCAGAAACACTAATCCAACATTTAGTACCTCCACCTGAATTACATATCCTGATAGGAATAGTAACTACACTGGGATGTTTATTAATGGATCTTTGGCCAggatttgataattttttgaaaaataatggtGCACTACAGAGAGGATATCAAGGTAGAGGTTGGGATGGGAATAATTCAAACCAGATACTAAAGTATGTTGATGAGTTGGAAACAGTTGTTTTGTATGAATATCCTGATCTTGTGCCAATTGTTCagtgtttaaaagattttaaggtTGTAAAAGATTCTTGTTTCGGTAGAACACTTGAGCTTGAGTATCAGCAGGCCATTCTAAAATTTAAGAACTCCTTTTTATCTGCTCAAGAAATTGCTGGCATACTTGggaaaaaactttcaattagTTGGAAAGTACATATACTCTTATGTCATGTGCAACCTTTTGTTGAATACCACAATTGTGGCTTATCTAAGTTTGCTGAACAATGTGGAGAATCAATTCATTCAAAATTCAAACCAACATGGAACAGGTTCAAGCGAAAAGTTGCAGACAAAGAATATGGCGAAAGACTCCTCTCTTCTGTGATTGACTTTAACGGAAGAAGAGTTAGTTATGTTTAG